From Watersipora subatra chromosome 8, tzWatSuba1.1, whole genome shotgun sequence, a single genomic window includes:
- the LOC137401425 gene encoding CCR4-NOT transcription complex subunit 7-like: MLKLRRRSSDCDEVIGESMVNACLSLTRAKSCESIISLSSSCPQENDADCLERNFGDIRKANADGIENVRNVCAAKAFKSMARCIDQGYKYIAVDTEFPGYPLQPDRLGDSEPDKEYAYVAANVNQTKPIQIAFSFFDTYGHSPPGSHTWLFHMRFCLPHRSTYRPQEPVDWETIEFLADHGMCYDSNFFSGVGFGLFYSLLRASDSPLQRKDITWISYHGLKDFAYLLKLSELYQCLPTSRTCFAQKLACNFPKAVDLKYLQAISGNLQKGNLYTLSARLGVCHDNQRYQAGTDARLIGMTYFKALPCWFPGKPRDTFYGHIYGLGNISSPHSPLKYCFKAVREVAPGYPPLPLEYPAVYSAAFLDVKRYFVTRKQNERSNEETLSEAELEYWQQEYGEERPSAIIYQDEC, from the exons ATGCTGAAACTAAGGAGACGTTCGAGTGACTGTGATGAGGTCATAGGGGAGTCAATGGTGAACGCTTGCTTGAGCCTGACACGTGCCAAAAGTTGCGAGAGCATCATCAGCCTGTCATCATCTTGTCCACAAGAAAATGATGCGGATTGCTTAGAGAGAAACTTTGGTGACATCAGAAAAGCCAACGCTGATG GCATCGAAAATGTCAGAAATGTATGCGCTGCGAAGGCTTTTAAGAGTATGGCTCGATGTATAGACCAGGGATACAAGTACATAGCTGTG GACACGGAGTTTCCAGGCTATCCCCTGCAGCCAGACAGACTTGGTGACAGCGAGCCCGACAAGGAATATGCTTATGTGGCGGCAAACGTCAACCAGACAAAGCCAATCCAGATAGCCTTCAGTTTTTTTGACACATACGGGCACAGTCCTCCCGGGTCCCATACTTGGCTGTTTCATATGCGGTTTTGTCTACC GCATAGAAGCACCTATCGGCCACAGGAACCGGTCGACTGGGAGACGATAGAGTTCCTTGCAGACCACGGAATGTGTTATGACAGCAACTTTTTTTCTGGCGTTGGCTTTGGACTCTTTTACTCGCTTCTAAGAGCATCTGACAGCCCTTTACAAAGGAAAGACATAACTTGGATTAGCTATCACGG GCTGAAGGATTTTGCATATCTTCTGAAGTTGTCAGAGCTTTACCAATGCCTGCCAACCAGCAGAACTTGCTTTGCACAGAAACTCGCATGCAACTTTCCTAAAGCGGTAGACTTGAAGTATCTGCAGGCAATCAGTGGTAATCTGCAGAAAGGAAACTTGTATACTCTTTCAGCTAGACTAGGG GTATGCCATGACAACCAGAGATACCAAGCCGGAACCGATGCACGCCTCATAGGAATGACCTATTTTAAAGCACTTCCT tgCTGGTTTCCAGGCAAACCGAGAGACACTTTTTATGGCCATATCTATGGTCTAGGAAACATCTCGTCACCACATAGTCCTCTCAAATATTGCTTCAAGGCTGTAAGGGAGGTAGCACCGGGCTACCCTCCACTCCCTCTAGAATATCCTGCCGTTTACTCGGCAGCGTTCCTTGATGTTAAGCGCTATTTTGTTACACGAAAGCAAAATGAACGGTCGAATGAAGAAACATTGTCTGAGGCAGAGCTCGAATATTGGCAGCAAGAATATGGAGAAGAGCGACCATCAGCTATCATCTATCAAGATGAATGTTAA